The Brassica oleracea var. oleracea cultivar TO1000 chromosome C6, BOL, whole genome shotgun sequence genomic interval CTTCATCGAACCGAGCAGGTATTGTCTGGCTTTTCACCAGTGAGCTAACGGGATCCCTCTCATCAGGCGCCCGGATCATCGAGAATGTTGGCTCCCCTCTTATGGCCGAATCGTTGGCCCTCCGCAAAGGCATCACAAAAGCTATGGAATTAGGTTTTCCTTCAGTCACCTCTCCGACTGCGCAACGCTCATCAGAGCAATCTCCTCCCCAAATCAGTTGAAAGAAATCTATGGTGTTCTTAAGGATATCAAAAGTCTCTCTGCCAACTTCGATTCTATCGTCTTCAATCACATCTCCTGTTCTCAGAACATAGAAGTTGATCTTTTAGCTAATCAGGTCCTTAAGGTCCATTGGTGTCCTTCTTGTTTTTCTGTGGACTAGCCTCTACGTTTTGGGCTTGAACCTCTACTTTCCTCTCTCCATTTTTAATTTATAAAAAGTATCAGTTGTTCAAAAAAAAAAGCATAGGAAAAATCAAAAGGGATGACTAACGTTATAGGAATGATAGATAGCAAAGTACATAGGAATGAATAATATTATAGCAAAGTACGTTGCTGTAATCTATATTATAATGAGTCAGTTTCATCACTCTTGATGCGACACGTCAGCAGGTAAGCGGGCTCCACTTTTAAAAAGTGTGAAAAATGTCAAGTCTGTGGCTCGAACCCGGGTTATTGTGATATAAACACCAACATTTATACCACTAAACTAAAAGATACTTTGTACATTGATTACCGAAACTAATATGGCTAAAAGCTGGGACAGTTCAATTTAGGAGTAATTTAATAAGAGATATGGGTCTCGAGGTTTGTTTGAGGAATTATATATACTGAGACGGATCGTTTCAGAGGTGAAACGGTACCATAACTGATCGTTGGAGATATAGAGAGGTGAAGATGAAAAGTTTCAGAATTTTTTTTGATAAGCTAAAAGGTTACCCTTTTAGCTTATAAAAAAAAATTCTGAAACTTTTCATCTTCATCTCTCTATATCTCCAACGATTAGTTATGGTACCGTTTCACCTCTGAAACGATCCGTCTCAGTATATATAATTCCTCAAACAAACATTGAGGCCCAAATCTCTTATTAAATTACTCCTAAATTGAACTGTCACAGCTTTTAGCAACCTTCGAAGATGTCAGCCTCCAGTGTTGTTGTTGCTTAATTGGTCGTTGTCCCCGCCACCTTTCTCCGCCTAGAACATAGTACCCAGGAAAANNNNNNNNNNNNNNNNNNNNNNNNNNNNNNNNNNNNNNNNNNNNNNNNNNNNNNNNNNNNNNNNNNNNNNNNNNNNNNNNNNNNNNNNNNNNNNNNNNNNNNNNNNNNNNNNNNNNNNNNNNNNNNNNNNNNNNNNNNNNNNNNNNNNNNNNNNNNNNNNNNNNNNNNNNNNNNNNNNNNNNNNNNNNNNNNNNNNNNNNNNNNNNNNNNNNNNNNNNNNNNNNNNNNNNNNNNNNNNNNNNNNNNNNNNNNNNNNNNNNNNNNNNNNNNNNNNNNNNNNNNNNNNNNNNNNNNNNNNNNNNNNNNNNNNNNNNNNNNNNNNNNNNNNNNNNNNNNNNNNNNNNNNNNNNNNNNNNTTTTGCTGATGAAATAATGATTTTGTGGATGCATGTCAATTAGATTTACGAGGCTACAAACTGTTCACTGTACATTGATAGGGAAAAAATGGCTATGTATGGTTCAGTTGAAACACCGGTGTGGTGCAATGGGGATGGACATGGTAACCAAAGGTGTGCATAATGTTATTGAGTTCCTCAGCGATGATTCCCCTGACATGGATGTGATCGAAATCTCTGGTGAGTTCCTTTTTTATGGTATTGGTTTGATTTTAAAACAATGCTTTTTAGCTTAGTGTCAANNNNNNNNNNNNNNNNNNNNNNNNNNNNNNNNNNNNNNNNNNNNNNNNNNNNNNNNNNNNNNNNNNNNNNNNNNNNNNNNNNNNNNNNNNNNNNNNNNNNNNNNNNNNNNNNNNNNNNNNNNNNNNNNNNNNNNNNNNNNNNNNNNNNNNNNNNNNNNNNNNNNNNNNNNNNNNNNNNNNNNNNNNNNNNNNNNNNNNNNNNNNNNNNNNNNNNNNNNNNNNNNNNNNNNNNNNNNNNNNNNNAGCCCAAAACATGGAGAGCTCTCAAATTGATGGAAGCAATCACCGTACCATCACTATCTCCACCATCATAGAGAACCATGGCAAGGTTGTCTAATTTTACTTCTCATCACGTTCATGTATTTCAGGAGCACAATGAGAACATTCTTCCAAGCAGTGAAAGTGACGTAGGATTGGCAGCATCATCGGGCCCGTCTGTTTTGGGAGACAAGGTCGATGAGGAATGTGCTGCAACAAATCCTCCAGAGATTTCAGACGCTCAGAACAACCGTAAGTGCTGCCATGAGTGATTGGAAATATCTATTATATTCNNNNNNNNNNNNNNNNNNNNNNNNNNNNNNNNNNNNNNNNNNNNNNNNNNNNNNNNNNNNNNNNNNNNNNNNNNNNNNNNNNNNNNNNNNNNNNNNNNNNNNNNNNNNNNNNNNNNNNNNNNNNNNNNNNNNNNNNNNNNNNNNNNNNNNNNNNNNNNNNNNNNNNNNNNNNNNNNNNNNNNNNNNNNNNNNNNNNNNNNNNNNNNNNNNNNNNNNNNNNNNNATTTTTAACAAAGTCGAGTAAAACTCTAAAAATAAATAATTTTGCAATCGTATAATTTTATAAATTTTTCTAGAGTTATAAATTTTTTTTAAAAAAATAGTTTATTACAATTCTATATTTTTGAAATTAATTTAGGTAAAATAAAAAAATAATTTAATTTATTGTTCGATAAATTGTTTAATTTTTTTAATTCAAATTTTTTATTTTGTTCCTTACACTATTTGTTTTATATACTAACAACTACCTAAGTAAATACTATACAATTTCATAAACTTTATCTTTTGAACATGAAAGCGCTAATATTGCTAATGGTCGATCAAATCATTACGAAAATAATATATATGAATTCGCCGGTCATTCTTATATCAACTTAATCAAACTGTGTGATTTCCAAATGTTATATTCATCACCATTATATACAACACGGAAAAACAAAAATAGAAAAAAATAAACGACAAAATCCCGTACACAAAACTACACAACGATCAATAACTTATCCGGCTCCGTGCTTGCGCGGAGGCTATACCCCTAGTTTACCAAGTAGGAATGCATTGGACAACAGCAATAAAAATAGTGTAAAGTGTTGTAAATACTGATGGAAAAATCCATTGTGCAATGGTTCTTTCCGTACAACGCCGCGCGGGGTTTATTTAGATAAATAAAAAATAACAGTAGACAAAGCCCCCGGCGAGGATCGAACTCGCGGCCTTTCGCTTACGAAGCGAACGCAATACCACTATGCTACGGAGGCATTTTGCTAAATGTTTCTAATGAAGTAATATTATCGGCTGCTTATTCAGGAGCTCAAGTTCTTTCAAAGTAAGTCTTGCCTATAAATTGTTGGTTTTTTCTTTTCGCTGTGCTCGGTTTATTTATGTGGGTCTTTCTTTCTTTTCGCTTCCATGCCTTGGATGAGTCAACCAGTTTACAATAGCCAGCTCTCAACTGCAATTTATAGCCATCAGGTGAATAAGTATCTGCATAATAATGTGACTTTCAACTTGTAGATGCAGCAAATGTCTCCTTATCTAGCAGTCGATTCCAAACAGCTTACAACATAAACCAGCAGAAGCAGCAGCTTTAGAAAAGGCCGTGGGCTGCTCTGTGCAGACCAGCAACAAGTGGAAACACCGTGCCGCCATTATCGAACCACTACAGTAAACTAAACCTCTGCTTAAACCTGACTAGTACGTTGCTTCCTCCCCAAGATACAACAACAATGTATCTCAACAGCAACATCGTCTCGTGGTTACTGCAGCGACAATGTTAATGAGTCATCGCCATAACAATCCTTTACGGTTCGTGATGAACAGGCGAGATCATTGTTTGATTGTTTCCCATTTCTCTATGAAGATACAAGAATACCCTTGCAATTACTATGCAACGATCAGTCGTGAAGATGTTTTGCTTTCTTTGGAAGCTAGTCTTTGCACGGCTGGATCCTAACCGTGCACAGCTTTCCTCTCTTGGGAAGAACTTCTATCCTGGATACGAGTCTCCACTACCTCAGCACCTTCCACATTGAAGAACCTCGCGACACAATCTCTGATTTACAACGTCTGGAGGCAGCGGAATACAGCAGTTCATCTATCAGGCTTCGCCTCAGCGCACACAACTTTCAACAGCATTGACAGGGATATCCGCAACACCATCAGTGCGAGAAGACATAGGAGGAAATTCTCTCCTCTTATGCAACTTTGGATTAGATAGCTTGCTATCTTAATCTACTTTCATGTGATTGCCTTGTTTTTTATTCTTTTTTGCCAAGGTTTCACGTTTAGGCTTTTGTAACCCTGACCTTTCATATCTATGATATTCACAATTTAGCAAAAAAAAAAAAGATGTTTTGCTTTATAGTTAAACTAGTTTCTAAGAATCAACAGTTGGTTGACAAAACAAAACAGAGTTTTGTTCTGTCTTCTCCGCAGAGTGAGATGGTGTTTCATAGGGAAAGGAAAAACAAAATCTAGGTTTCTACAATTTCCCTCTCCTTTTAGATTTGTTTTAACAACATAAACTGAGTTTCTTGTGCAGCAAGCTATTTATAGTTGTTTCATGGCATGACAAATATACTAAGTACAAACTATCACGTTTACGACATGAGCACTCGCTTATATAGAATATATTTCCGAAACCCTTAAAATGTACTCAAAAACATCGAAAAAGAAGAGTATTTTTAACGAAGTGGAGATGAAGAAACAAATATGTTTTGCGAGAGATTAGAGGATCCAGCCAAGATTGAGACATAACTTGAAGAAACAAATACGTACGATCTCAAAAAAGCAAAAAAGAATACAAGTGAGAAAATCTTTGTCTTCTCTCAAGAAAGAGCTTGAAAGGATAAAACAAGAGCTTCAGAAGCTGAGAATAGATCCTGAGGAACCCAACAAAAACTAACTTGGATGGTACTGTTTTCAAAACCAAATTCGAAGGTGTTGGAACCTCATGTTGATGATGGACCAACTAGTACTAGTCCAAGGTTGAGATCCATAAGTGAGAAGAGAGGCGCGAAATTTGCAAACTCAACTACGAGTAATAATAATGGTTCGGTGGTGGAGATGTTTCTTGTGAGACACCCTTTGATAAATAAGGATAAGAAAAACACTGTTTGATACCTTTGTTTATTGAAGGAATATTGTCAAAGAAAAAGATTTTGCAATGAAACAGCTTCTTTTATAAATTTTCCTTCTCTTCTTGTGTGTTTTGTTTTGGTTATGATAATAATGTCATATCTATGAGTATGACCTTGGTAAATGGTTCTTGAATACATTTATCTATTATACACTATCTATGTTATCCCCAAAGTATGTAAAGAATCTTGTGATGTTATCATTTTGAATGTCTATGGGTTTATAATCATGAACTTAAAACTCAAGAAACTGATCTCCAAACCCTAAAATGAATCTTTCAACCTAGATGGAAATACTAGAAATTTATAAAGAAGCTAGACTAGTAAAAATTAAAAAAAAAATCACAATAGTTACATCCTATACATTTCTTTTTAAAGTAGGACAGTTTAAAATTATTGAAAATGCTATGAGTTTCTAAGAAAACTAGATTCAGAAACATATGTATACCTTATAAATGCTCATATAATATAAGTGTTTCATGATCATCACAACTCATATAGAACAAAATAAAAGCAGAGCCTTGAATCATCAAATGTTATAGCAAAAAAAGATACATGTGAGTTTTAGAGATGTGACTAAACGTAAAAACAGTCACGAACGTCAACTGACATGACCAGTTCTTGACCCGCATCACAAGACATAGTGGAAGACTTGTTGAAGAACTCAATGCAGTCTGCGATAGCTTCACTGAAGGGTACGTGAGATGAATAGTACGAACTACTGCACGATATCTTTGGCGGCTCAGACCTCTCTCCCTCACAACCGTTCTTCTTCCGGCGAGAGGAGGAAGGGATGGTGAGGTCGATGAGCCTCATGAAAATCTTTCGGAACTTGTGGAAGACCTTCATGAAGATATGATCTTTTAGGATGAAGGATCTTGTGGGTTTGGCTATAGTGTAAATGAATGGTGAAAGATATAGTTCGTACGTTGGTGCGTTGATAATATAATAAAGAATCATTCATTTTCCTATAAAAATCCCAAGTAAATTTGTAATGATTCACCAAGGAGGAAAACCAGGAAGAAGAGTGTTTCAATGATTAAACCACCAAAGAATTTCTTGAGATGTGTTTATCCTATGAACATATGTAGGACCCATCTTAACTATCAAATCTCTTAATCAAATATTAATTGTTTCAAATTCTCAATGTAACAGAACAGATGTTTCAGGAGTATTACTAATTTACTAGTTGCTGTAAATCTTTAGTGACTTTCAAAATCAAATAAATACTTGACCTGCGGTCTCGAGTTCAACCTCGGTCATACAAGTTAAATAGTCTTATTCCCGTTGATTAAAAAAACTAGTCTTATTCCTAAAAAATCTTCAAACTAATGCTACTTTAAAAATTTCAACGAATATAAGAAAAAGAGAACAGGAATTGATTAATGTATATGATTAGTCATAGGTTAATTCTGCGTTATAATCAATGCATAATTAAAGCTGTAATTAGTGATTACATTCACAAAGAGTTTTGTGGTCCTGCATTTATTTTTGACCAAGTTATAGCGCACAACAATATTTGGGACCAGTGAGCAAACATTCAGCTTCAAAAGCTTTATTCGTTGGGCAAAACAAGAGTTTAATCTTTAATAAGGCAGATAACGGGGAGAGAAATTAGAGAGAAGGAGACATGAAGAGAACATAGAAGAGCTAGGAGGCTTTAGGTGAAATGATTATTAGATTATGATCCTTATTATAATTTAAGGTTTTATGACGGCTATGATTATGTCTTGTACTTTACTTCTTCCTTAAAGTTAAAACTAAACCACCTGGGTAACTCATAAATAATTAATAGTGTATTAATTAGCAGATAGTGAATTATCTAAGATAATTCTATAAGACTACTTCAATTGGTTGTTTTATGATTTTATCTAGTGCAATTGTATAAGGAAAAGCTATTTTAAAGACCAAAAACAAAAGACTATTGGGTCTAATTCAAGCAGCGTTCGTGCACGGTGCACCTTTCAGCCCAAAATTTTTAGAGTTTTTTAATAGGTAATAATTGAAGGGCCAAGTGTAACAAGTTTTGAAAGGTCCCCGTGTAATAAACTAACGAAAGGTGCAAATGGTTGCTATTTAGAAGAATAAAATTAGAGAAACTTATATGCTATCAGGGCTGTTCAATATGGCAAAACCGAATCGAACCGAACCGAATCGAACCGAACCGAACTGAAATAGATAATATGGTTTGGATTTGGTATATACCATACAAACCGAATGGATATGATTTTTAAAAAACCGTAGGATTTGGATATGGTTCGGTATATAACCGATAAAACCGAATAAATCGAATAAAACCGATCAAAAAATAGAAACATGTAAACATGTATATATTTTATAACGACGTATGAAAATCATAAGTTAATATTTTTGCTAATAACTATTACCATATTTTTTACAGTAATAAAAAAGTCATGATTTGTAAAACACTTGAACTATAATTAAATAACAATTCATCGCAAACATGCTTCTTATTTTCTTAATCTTCTTTTGATCTTTTTGCTTTAATTTAGCATTGACTAAATTGAAATAAAGATTATAAATTTGATGATAACAATTAGTGGAAATTCTTCACAATTTTTTTTNNNNNNNNNNNNNNNNNNNNNNNNNNNNNNNNNNNNNNNNNNNNNNNNNNNNNNNNNNNNNNNNNNNNNNNNNNNNNNNNNNNNNNNNNNNNNNNNNACTTTTCTTTTGTGCTTCGTGCTTCTGTTTTATTTTTTGTTTTTTATTTTTATTATCAAAATTTTGAGCTTTGATTTTAATTATAGATTTGATTATTTTCTTATAGAAACATTTTTTTATTTTTGTTCTTTTATTTAAATTTATAATATTTTTTAATAAATGAATGTGTTGACAACATGACTCTAAAATTCATATAATATGATCCCAAAATAAAGAATTATGTTTTTTGATATAAAACCGAATAAACCGAAAACCGACGGTATATTANNNNNNNNNNNNNNNNNNNNNNNNNNNNNNNNNNNNNNNNNNNNNNNNNNNNNNNNNNNNNNNNNNNNNNNNNNNNNNNNNNNNNNNNNNNNNNNNNNNNNNNNNNNNNNNNNNNNNNNNNNNNNNNNNNNNNNNNNNNNNNNNNNNNNNNNNNNNNNNNNNNNNNNNNNNNNNNNNNNNNNNNNNNNNNNNNNNNNNNNNNNNNNNNNNNNNNNNNNNNNNNNNNNNNNNNNNNNNNNNNNNNNNNNNNNNNNNNNNNNNNNNNNNNNNNNNNNNNNNNNNNNNNNNNNNNNNNNNNNNNNNNNNNNNNNNNNNNNNNNNNNNNNNNNNNNNNNNNNNNNNNNNNNNNNNNNNNNNNNNNNNNNNNNNNNNNNNNNNNNNNNNNNNNNNNNNNNNNNNNNNNNNNNNNNNNNNNNNNNNNNNNNNNNNNNNNNNNNNNNNNNNNNNNNNNNNNNNNNNNNNNNNNNNNNNNNNNNNNNNNNNNNNNNNNNNNNNNNNNNNNNNNNNNNNNNNNNNNNNNNNNNNNNNNNNNNNNNNNNNNNNNNNNNNNNNNNNNNNNNNNNNNNNNNNNNNNNNNNNNNNNNNNNNNNNNNNNNNNNNNNNNNNNNNNNNNNNNNNNNNNNNNNNNNNNNNNNNNNNNNNNNNNNNNNNNNNNNNNNNNNNNNNNNNNNNNNNNNNNNNNNNNNNNNNNNNNNNNNNNNNNNNNNNNNNNNNNNNNNNNNNNNNNNNNNNNNNNNNNNNNNNNNNNNNNNNNNNNNNNNNNNNNNNNNNNNNNNNNNNNNNNNNNNNNNNNNNNNNNNNNNNNNNNNNNNNNNNNNNNNNNNNNNNNNNNNNNNNNNNNNNNNNNNNNNNNNNNNNNNNNNNNNNNNNNNNNNNNNNNNNNNNNNNNNNNNNNNNNNNNNNNNNNNNNNNNNNNNNNNNNNNNNNNNNNNNNNNNNNNNNNNNNNNNNNNNNNNNNNNNNNNNNNNNNNNNNNNNNNNNNNNNNNNNNNNNNNNNNNNNNNNNNNNNNNNNNNNNNNNNNNNNNNNNNNNNNNNNNNNNNNNNNNNNNNNNNNNNNNNNNNNNNNNNNNNNNNNNNNNNNNNNNNNNNNNNNNNNNNNNNNNNNNNNNNNNNNNNNNNNNNNNNNNNNNNNNNNNNNNNNNNNNNNNNNNNNNNNNNNNNNNNNNNNNNNNNNNNNNNNNNNNNNNNNNNNNNNNNNNNNNNNNNNNNNNNNNNNNNNNNNNNNNNNNNNNNNNNNNNNNNNNNNNNNNNNNNNNNNNNNNNNNNNNNNNNNNNNNNNNNNNNNNNNNNNNNNNNNNNNNNNNNNNNNNNNNNNNNNNNNNNNNNNNNNNNNNNNNNNNNNNNNNNNNNNNNNNNNNNNNNNNNNNNNNNNNNNNNNNNNNNNNNNNNNNNNNNNNNNNNNNNNNNNNNNNNNNNNNNNNNNNNNNNNNNNNNNNNNNNNNNNNNNNNNNNNNNNNNNNNNNNNNNNNNNNNNNNNNNNNNNNNNNNNNNNNNNNNNNNNNNNNNNNNNNNNNNNNNNNNNNNNNNNNNNNNNNNNNNNNNNNNNNNNNNNNNNNNNNNNNNNNNNNNNNNNNNNNNNNNNNNNNNNNNNNNNNNNNNNNNNNNNNNNNNNNNNNNNNNNNNNNNNNNNNNNNNNNNNNNNNNNNNNNNNNNNNNNNNNNNNNNNNNNNNNNNNNNNNNNNNNNNNNNNNNNNNNNNNNNNNNNNNNNNNNNNNNNNNNNNNNNNNNNNNNNNNNNNNNNNNNNNNNNNNNNNNNNNNNNNNNNNNNNNNNNNNNNNNNNNNNNNNNNNNNNNNNNNNNNNNNNNNNNNNNNNNNNNNNNNNNNNNNNNNNNNNNNNNNNNNNNNNNNNNNNNNNNNNNNNNNNNNNNNNNNNNNNNNNNNNNNNNNNNNNNNNNNNNNNNNNNNNTTTTTTATCTATAAACGAATAGAGTTTCGTGTTTAATAGAAGAAACATGACTTTGATGAACGCTAAATATGAAAGAATATAAAAACTTTTCTTTTGTGCTTCGTGCTTCTGTTTTATTTTTTGTTTTTTATTTTTATTATCAAAATTTTGAGCTTTGATTTTAATTATAGATTTGATTATTTTCTTATAGAAACATTTTTTTATTTTTGTTCTTTTATTTAAATTTATAATATTTTTTAATAAATGAATGTGTTGACAACATGACTCTAAAATTCATATAATATGATCCCAAAATAAAGAATTATGTTTTTTGATATAAAACCGAATAAACCGAAAACCGACGGTATATAAACCGAACCGGACCGAAGTAAATATGGATTTAGAATGGTAGTTGTATTTTACTAACCGAAATACCGAAAAACCGAAAAAACCGAACCGAAACCGAACCGATATCCGGATTGAACACCCCTAGCTATCATTGATATTTAATGTTTTCCTAAATTTCACCATTTTCAAAAGAGATAAACAAAATTCCATTCATCCTACTGGAGAAAAATACAAAATATTACAAAATTTTAAGGAATATATATCAAATTGACACTTGTTGCTTGTAAACCTGTACGTCTAACATTGAAATAAAAGCAGAATCAATTACTTCAAAATGCACAAATTCAACTACAGAAAATTCTTGTTACCGACCTGGACTCAAAGGTAAATTAGCTGGAGATTTATTTTTGACGCCCCAAAAAATAATGGTTTGGGCTGCCTATATCTCTGATATCATTTGCAACTTCAAGGAGCAATGGAGTTATTACCAAATAAACAATGTATAGCAGCAGCTTCTGACAATGAGGAAAGTTCCAATGGCTACCTCACAGCTTTCAAAACCTTTAAAATTTATGGGTCAATTTTGAATTTATAGGGGTGGGCGTTCGGATACCCGTTCGGGTTCGAGTCTGGTATTTCGGATTTTTGGGTATTTCGGTATAAGGATAGAGAACCCGTTCGGGTATTTCTGTACTTCGGATCGGGTTCGGGTATTTTTAGTTCGGGTTCAGTTATTTTGAATACGGTTCGGATATTTAGATTTTAAAAGAAAAAAAAATTAAATTTTTCATTTTTTAAGTTTATTGTATTTAAAAATATAGATTTCAATTAACTGTTTTTTTATTTTTTATAGATTGAATGATTAATAGGTTTGGAGATAATATTTCAAAAACAAATAGATATTAATTTGGGTATTGTTTTTAATCTTTGAATGTAACTTTTGTTAATACATGAAACAAAAAGTTTGACATGCATTTTAAATGAATATCAAATCATTTTCTCCATAATTATATATATACTTATGATCTTAAAGTACGTGTAACATCAATATAAACATTTTTAAAAAAAATAAGAGATGTAAACTAGAAATATAAGAGTAAGTATTCATATGTTCGGTTATTTTCGGATATCCATTCGGGTTCGGATATTACCCGTTCGGGTTCAGATATCCAATCTCTCTTAACTTAATACCCGTTCAGGTATTTTCTTACTTCGGTTCGGGTTTTTCGGGTCAGGTTCGGGTGCAGCTTTGGTTATCGGGTAAAGTGCCCACCCATATGAACTTATATGAATTATACAACTACTAAACTAAAATCATACAATACCTAAATAATTATATTTTTTAATCAAAAACAGATTTGCCTGGTTATCGAGAAAACAACCATAAAAAGTTTGAACTTTCGAATTAAAGCCAAAAGAAACTTGAATTCATGTTTGAACCAAAAAATACTTTAACTTTTAAATATTGGTCATTTTAACCCCATTTTTTTTGTTAATTAGGCCATTTTAGAAACTTGAAAAGCCAACTGTTAAACCTGTAAATGTCGGTTAACTCGGTTAACGACGTTATTTAAAAACTGATTAAACATTAATGAAATGATGTCGTTTTACATCTGTAAATATTTAAATCGTTTCCTCTTCCGTGAAACCTAAATTTTCTAATTCTCTAATCTCTCAATTTTCTAATCTCCAAAACCCAGAGTCATTGATAATACAAAGAATGGTTAGAACGATGGGTTATTTTGGGTTCGTCGTAGTGAGAGATATGATTGAACAACATAATCAAGTCGGTGAAGAAGGTGATAATGAAAATTATAGTGAGACTAATGAGAATGATAATGAGGCTGAGAATAATAGTATTGGTGTCGAAGAAGACTTTTTAAATAGTATTTAAAAAGACGTCGTTTAACAAGTTACCAGATGTTTACGGTATAATAGTTGATTTTCTGAGTTTCTAAAATGGCCGAATAAACATAAAATGACTAACATTTAAAAGTTTGAGTATTTTTTAGCTTAAACACGAGTTAAAAAAATTTTGGATTTAATTTGAAAATTCGAAGTTTTATCGGCAGTTTTTTCCCTGGTTATCTAAACATATCAGATTCCCTAGAAAATAAAATACGCAAAAGAACTCGGGAGAATAATGTTGTGAAACTAGAGAATATAATCTATGTTTCTGTATTATTCATAAACATAAGGAGCCCTTTATATATAGGGAATTACACTGTCGTAGAATAATGGAAAGACTAAAGAAAGGAAATACAAAT includes:
- the LOC106299918 gene encoding uncharacterized protein LOC106299918 → MKVFHKFRKIFMRLIDLTIPSSSRRKKNGCEGERSEPPKISCSSSYYSSHVPFSEAIADCIEFFNKSSTMSCDAGQELVMSVDVRDCFYV